The Streptomyces sp. JB150 genomic interval CCGTGCGCGCCGAGAGGAGAGAACCGATGGCGGCCGAGCCCGACATCCTCCACGAACTGCACCTGCTGAGGGCCCGCATGCCCCAGCTGACCGGCGCCCTCGCCGCCAGCGTGGACGGCCTCGTCCTCGCCCACGACACCCCCGGCGTCGAGCCGGAGGGCCTGGCCGCGCTGACCGCCGCCGCACTCGGCGTCGCGGTGCGGCTGACCGACGCCACCGGCCGCGGCGGACTGCGCGAGCTGCTCGTGCGCGGCGAGCGGGGCTATGTGGCGACGTACGCGGCGGGCCGCACCGCCGTGCTCACGCTGCTCGCGCAGGACCGCGTCAACGTCGGCCGGCTCCACCTGGAGGGCCGCCGGGCCGGCGCCCGCATCGGGGAGCTGGTCGAGACGGCGCACCGCACCACCCACACCGTCACCGAGAGTTGAGAGGACCCACCACCATGGCCAACACCGAGACCGCCCTCAAGGAAGCGCTCTCCTCCATCGAGGGCGCCACCGGTGTCGCGCTCGTCGACTACACCAGCGGCATGGCGCTCGGCACGCTGGGCGGCAGCAAGAGCTTCGACCTGAACGTCGCCGCCGCGGGCAACACGGACGTGGTGCGCGCCAAGATGCGCACCATGGAGCACCTCGGCCTCAAGAGCGAGATCGAGGACATCCTGATCACCCTGTCCGACCAGTACCACCTGATCCGGCTGCTCAAGGGCCGCGGCGGCAACGGGCTCTTCCTCTACCTCGCCCTCGACGCCAAGCGGGCCAACCTGGCGATGGCCCGCCACCAGCTGAAGAGGATCGAGGAGGAGCTGGAGGTCTGAGCCGGAGGTCCGACCCGCTCCTCCTCCGCCGGGCGGGTCAGACCAGCGCCGCGGTGCGGCGCCGCGCCCCGCTCTGCACCGTGGTGCGGCGGCGCGCCCCGCCCGGGGCGGCGTCGCCCGCCGCGACACCCGTGCTGCGGTACGCCCTGACCGCCTTGCCGGCCGGGCGGCCGCCGCGCGCGGTGAGCCAGTCCACCCGCACCCACAGCAGCTCCTCCTGCGCCCGCTCCCGGCGGCCCAGCCACGCCGCCTTCAGCCACAGGCCCACCCCGCACCCGGCGAGCAGCAGCCCGCCGGCCACCGGCACCGCGGCGTTGGCGCCCAGCGCGGCGAGGAACCCGAGCAGCAGCCACCAGCGGTGCCCGCGCCGCCAGGTCCGGGTCGTCACCGCGCGGTCCTGCAGGACGTCGTACCTCCCGGCGCGGGCCGTCCCGCGGGTCAGCCCGGCGTAGCGCCGGCGGCGGGCGCCGGCCACCACCGCGGCGGCCGCGACGAACAGCGCGGCACCCGCGTACACCCCGATCCGCCGGCCCGTCAGTCCCGGGATCGCCAGGCCGATCCCGGCCGCGCAGACGCCCAGCCACCACAACGGCGCGGCGCCCGCCCGTACGACGACGGCCACCCGAGCCAGTCCCTGACCTCCGCGTGCCACGTTCCGCCTCCTCGTCGTCCGGCACGACACTGATGGCCCGGCAGGTTAGCGCCGGAACCTGAGACGAGTCTGAGAACACGCGCGCACGCGGGCAAGGGGGAACGCGCGGGCAGGGCGGGCACGAAGACGAGGCGGGCGCGAGCGCGAGGGCGGGCGCGCGGGCGGTCACTCCACGAACAGCCCGCGGGCCGCCGCCCGCGCGTCGAACTCCTCCAGCCGCGCCTGGGCGTCCGGCAGGTCGTCGCACATCGCCTCCAGCAGCACCCGCCCGAGCAGCATCGGCGCGCAGGCGGTGTCGAAGGCGAGGCCGGTGCCGACGGCGGCGGGCAGCAGCAGGTCGGAGACCTTGGCGACCGGGGCGAAGGCGGAGTCGGCGACGGTCACGACGGTCAGGCCGGCCTCCCTGGCGTGGCCGAGGGTGTCCACGACCTCGCGGGGGTGGCGGGGCAGCGCGAAGCAGAGCAGGGCGGTGGCGCCCGCGCGGACGGCGCCGTCGATGCGGTCCTGGAGCATCGTGCCGCCCTCGTTGAGCAGCCGTACGTCCGGGTGGACCTTGGCCGCGAAGTAGGCGAAGCCGTGCGCCTGGGCGGCGGCGGCGCGCAGACCGAGGACGGGCAGGGGCCGGCTCGCGGCGAGGACGCGGCCCGCGCGCTGCACCGGGCGCGGGTCGGCCAGCGCCTCGGCGAGGTGGCGGAGGTTCTCGATCTCGGCCTCGACGGCCTGCTGGTACTCGTTGAACGCCCCGGCGTCCGCGGCGGGCTGCTCGGCGGGGGCGACCTCGCGCAGGTGGCGGCGCAGCGCCGGGTAGCCGTCGAAGCCGAGGGCGACGGCGAAGCGGGTCACGGACGGCTGGCTGACCCCGGCCAGCTCGGCGAGTTCCACACTGGACAGGAACGGCACGTCGGCGGCGCGGCGCACCATGCTGTGCGCGATGCGGCGCTGGGTCGGCGTGAGCCGGTGCCCCTCGAAGAGCGCCTGCAGTCGTGCGGCAGGGCTGTCGGTCGGGCTCATGCCGTGCTCCCCCTTGTCACCGGGTCCGGTCCGTCGTCACCGGGTCCGTCCTCGCCGGGCCTGTCGTCACCGGGTCCGGCGTCACCGGGCCCGTCGTCACCAGATCGTCTATTCAGATATCGGAAACTCTGCATTCTCCTATGCAGCCGGGCAACAGATTCTCCTACGCGGCCGGGCAACACGGGGGTTGTCCCCAGTGCCGCCGCGTCCCCCGCTTCCTACCGTGGGGGTCATGACCGGAATGGACGGGCGGGACACCGACCTGAAGAAAGAACTCGACGCCACGCTGCGCGCGCGGCACGAGCTGGGCGACGAGTACGAGCCGGCGCTGGTCGACTCCTTCCTGGAGAAGGTCGACCGGCGCATCGACGACGCGGTCGAGCGGCGGGTGCGGCGGCAGCTGGCCGAGCAGCAGCTGGCGGCGGCCCGGGAGACCCGGTCGCCGGACGGCTCGGACTCCTGGGGCGAGCGGTTCGGCTTCGGGATCGTCTCGCTGGTCCTGGCCGTGCCGCTGTCCGCGATCGGTGGGGGGATCGGGGGACTGCCCGGCCTGGTCACCGCGTGGCTGGGGATCGTCGGTGTGAACGCGGTCCAAGCGGCCCGTCTGCACCCCGGCCTGTTCGGCGGGCGCGGGCGGCGCGGCGACGGCTCCGGCCGGGAGGACTGAGCCCGGCCGGGGCGCCACGCGGGGAGACGACTTGCGCGGGGACCGCCGCACCCCCGTTTCCGGGGGGCGGGACGACGGCGGTCCCCGCGAGGGACGCGGGCCGGGTCAGGGCCGGGCTGGCGCGTCCGTGGCGTCCATGGAGGTCCGGGAGCCGCTCCGGAGGTCCTTGGCGCCGCTGGTCGCCGGTCGGAGCGGGGAGCCGCTCCCGCCCCTGCCGACACCCCTACTCTGCCTGTCCCGTGTTAAGCGGGTGCTGCGCGGACGTGACACCCTCGTACCGCTTCCGCGCGACCCAAACCCCCACAAGTCACCGCGAGTTCGCCACCGACACCGGCGGTTCACCACGACGTCACCGTGCCGTCTCCCCGACTGCCCGGCATCGTCGACCGCCCGGGGAGGCCGCAAAGGCACCCCCGGCAGCCCCGCGTCGACGGCGCCCGGGGATACCCGCGAAGGCGCCCCGGCAGCCCCCGGCTGGCCGCGTCGACGGCCACCCGGGACGCCGCGAGAACGCACCGGCTGCCCCACGTCGTCCGCCGCCCCGAAAGGCCGCGAAGACGCCCGGCCGACCGGCGGCTCCGGTCGACCAGCGGCTCCGGCCGACCGGCGCCCCGCCGACCGACGCCCCCCTACTTGGCGTTCTTGGCAAGGAACGCGAGCAGGTCCTGACGGCTGACCACACCGGTCGGCTTGCCCTCGACGAGGACGATCGCGGCGTCCGCCTGGCCGAGCACGTTCATCAGGTCGCCGACCGGCTCGCCGGAGCCGACCTGCGGCAGCGGCGCGCACATGTGCTTCTCCAGCGGGTCGTCGAGGGAGGCGCGCTGGGCGAACAGCGCGTCGAGCAGCTCGCGTTCGACGATCGAGCCGACGACCTCGGCGGCCATGACGTCGGGGTGACCGGCGCCCGGCTTCACCACCGGCATCTGGGAGACGCCGTACTCGCGCAGCACCTCGATGGCCTGGCCGACCGTCTCGTCCGGGTGCATGTGGACCAGCGACGGCATGGCGCCGTGCTCCTTGTGCTCCAGCACGTCGGCGACGCGGGCGCTGGGGCCGGCGTCCTCCAGGAAGCCGTAGTCGGCCATCCACTCGTCGTTGAAGATCTTGCTGAGGTAGCCGCGGCCGCTGTCCGGGAGGAGCACGACGACCACGTCGTCCTCGGTCAGCCGCTCGGCGACGCGCAGCGCGGCGACGACCGCCATGCCGCAGGAGCCGCCGACCAGCAGGCCCTCCTCCTTGGCGAGGCGGCGGGTCATCTGGAAGGAGTCCTTGTCGGAGACGGCGACGATCTCGTCGGCGACGGTCCGGTCGTAGGCGGTCGGCCAGAAGTCCTCACCGACGCCCTCGACGAGGTACGGCCGGCCGGAGCCGCCGGAGTAGACGGAGCCCTCGGGGTCGGCGCCGATGACCTTCACCCGGCCGTCGCTGGCCTCCTTCAGGTAGCGGCCGGTGCCGGAGATGGTGCCGCCGGTGCCGACGCCCGCGACGAAGTGGGTGATCCGGCCCTCCGTCTGCTCCCACAGCTCGGGACCGGTCGAGTGGTAGTGCGACAGCGGGTTGTTCGGGTTGGAGTACTGGTCCGGCTTCCAGGCGCCCGGCGTCTCGCGGACCAGGCGGTCGGAGACGTTGTAGTACGAGTCCGGGTGCTCGGGGGCGACCGCGGTCGGGCACACGACCACCTCGGCGCCGTAGGCGCGCAGCACGTTGATCTTGTCCGTGGAGACCTTGTCCGGGCAGACGAAGATGCACTTGTAGCCCTTCTGCTGGGCCACGATCGCCAGGCCGACGCCCGTGTTGCCGCTGGTCGGCTCCACGATCGTGCCGCCCGGCTTCAGCTCCCCGCTCCGCTCGGCCGCCTCGATCATCCGCAGGGCGATGCGGTCCTTCACGGAGCCGCCCGGATTGAAGTACTCCACCTTGGCCAGGACGGTCGCCCTGATGCCCTTGGTCACGCTGTTGAGCCGCACCAGCGGGGTGTTGCCGACGAGGCTGATCATCGAGTCGTGGAACTGCACCGTTGTCTCCGGTTGCTGCAAAAGAAGTGGTCGTGGTGCCGCCAGCCTAGGCCCTTTCGCCCCATTCCCGTCGTCGCCCGCGGGGCGCCCCCCCGGCGGGCGGGAACGCGGCGGCGGGGCCACAGTGAGCGGTCGTTCACTCACCGTTGCGATTGGCGGACGCCCGGTACGGGGCAAGGAGTGGTTGTACGGCAACGAGGAGGTGGCGGCGACGCATGACCGGCATGTCGAGGGCGAGGGTGGCGCGGCGGATCGCGGCCGGCGCCGCGTACGGCGGCGGTGGCATCGGTCTGGTCGGCGCGGCCCTCGTCGGCCTGCTGCTGGCCGAGGCGCAGCTGGCCAGACGCCAGGTGCAGGCGAACGGCTCCTCGCCGTACGTGCCGAAGGCGGACGGCCTGTACGGCGGCGGCTACGCGACCCCGGGCGTGGAGCCGCTGCGGCTCACCCTGCTGGGCGACTCCACCGCGGCCGGGCAGGGCGTGCACCGGGCCGGGCAGACGCCGGGCGCGCTGCTGGCCTCCGGGCTCGCGGCGGTCGCGGAGCGGCCGGTGGAGCTGCGCAACGTGGCGGTGCCGGGCGCGATGTCGGACGACCTCGACCGGCAGGTGGCGCTGGTCCTCGCCGGTCCGCGGCCGGTGCCCGACGTGTGCGTGATCATGGTCGGCGCGAACGACGTCACCAACCGGATGCCGCCCACCCGCTCGGTCCGCCATCTGGCGGGGGCGGTCCGGCGGCTGCGGACGGCCGGTGCGGAGGTGGTCGTGGGGACCTGCCCCGACCTCGGCACCATCGAGCCGGTGCAGCAGCCGCTGCGCTGGCTGGCCCGCCGGGTTTCGCGCCAGCTGGCCGCCGCGCAGACCATCGGCGTGGTGGAGCAGGGGGGCCGTACGGTGTCGCTGGGCGATCTGCTGGGCCCCGAGTTCGCCGAGCACCCGCGTGAGCTGTTCGGTCCCGACAGCTACCACCCCTCGGCCGAGGGGTACGCCACCGCCGCGATGGCCGTCCTGCCCACCGTGTGCGCCGCCCTCGGCCTGTGGCCGGCCGAGGAGGACCGCCCGGACCTCTCCCGCCGGGAGGGCTTCCTGCCGGTCGCCCGCGCCGCCGCCGAGGCCGCCTCGGAGGCCGGTACGGAGGTCACCGCGGCCATGCCCACGGGCCCGCGCGGCCCCTGGGCGCTGCTCAAGCGCCGGCGCCGGCGGCAGGTGGCGGCGGAGCACCTGGACGAACACGCGGACACGGGCAGCCAGGCGGGGGCCTGACGGCAGTGGGCGCCTGACGGCTGGCCAAACGGCGGGCGCCCGGCAACCGTACGGCGACCCGCCCCGTGGGTACCCGGCAGTCAGCGCGTGGCCGTCCCGGCGGTGCGACCGCCCCGACCCCGCAAGGCAAGCAAGCGCTTAGAAAGTTGCGGTCCATGTCACACCGCGTACGTCGTGACCGCGCGCATACGTACGGGTAACTTCCCAACCAGCCCTGCCCGTCCACCCGTACCGCCATGGAGCCGTGATGCCCGAAGCCGTGATCGTCTCAGCCGCCCGCTCCCCCATCGGCCGCGCCTTCAAGGGCTCCCTCAAGGACCTGCGCCCCGACGACCTCACCGCCACGATCATCCAGGCCGCGCTCGCCAAGGTCCCCGAGCTGGACCCGAAGGACATCGACGACCTGATGCTCGGCTGCGGCCTGCCCGGCGGCGAGCAGGGCCACAACCTGGGCCGGATCGTCGCCGTGCAGATGGGCATGGACCACCTGCCGGGCTGTACCGTCACCCGCTACTGCTCCTCCTCGCTCCAGACCTCCCGGATGGCCCTGCACGCCATCAAGGCCGGCGAGGGCGACGTCTTCATCTCCGCGGGCGTCGAGATGGTCAGCCGCAGCGTCAAGGGCACCTCCGACGGCATGCCCGACACCCAGAACCCGCTCTTCGCCGACGCCGTGGCCCGCACCGCCGCCGTCGCCGAGTCCGAGGGCGCCTCCTGGCACGACCCGCGCGAGGACGGCCTGCTGCCCGACCCGTACATCGCCATGGGCCAGACCGCCGAGAACCTGGCCCGCTTCTGGGGCGTCAGCCGCCAGGAGATGGACGAGTTCGGCGTGCGCTCGCAGAACCTCGCCGAGGAGGCCATCAAGGCCGGCTTCTGGGAGCGCGAGATCACCCCTGTCACGCTGCCCGACGGCACGGTCGTCTCGAAGGACGACGGCCCGCGCGCCGGCGTCACCATGGAGGCCGTCTCCGGCCTCAAGCCGGTCTTCCGCCCCGACGGCCTGGTCACCGCCGGCAACTGCTGCCCGCTCAACGACGGCGCCGCGGCGCTGGTCATCATGTCCGACACCAAGGCCCGCGAGCTGGGCCTGACCCCGCTGGCCCGGATCGTCTCCACCGGCGTCTCCGGCCTCTCCCCCGAGATCATGGGCTACGGCCCGGTCGAGGCGTCCAGGCAGGCCCTGGCCCGCGCCGGACTCAGCATCGACGACATCGACCTGGTCGAGATCAACGAGGCGTTCGCCGCCCAGGTGATCCCCTCCTACCGGGACCTGAACATCCCGCTGGAGAAGCTGAACGTCAACGGCGGCGCCATCGCCGTCGGCCACCCCTTCGGCATGACCGGCGCCCGCATCACCGGCACGCTCATCAACTCCCTCCAGTGGCACGACAAGCAGTTCGGCCTGGAGACGATGTGCGTCGGCGGCGGCCAGGGCATGGCGATGGTCATCGAGCGCCTGAGCTGAACCGCACCCCTGGGTGACCGCCATACCACTCACCGTCACCTGACGGCCCGGAACCCGGAAACCACCAGGGTTCCGGGCCGTTTTGTGATCCAATCTCCCTCAGGATGTGACCTTTATCCCTCGGCACAGAGAACTCCGCAGGTCAGGGCGGTAACACCGGACACCCCCACCCCAAGGACCTGTCCGTTTCGTGACGTTACGCACTGACAGCTGGTTAGTTCACCCCTCAAGCTGATGTAGGAAGTCGGGGGTCGACCTTGAACCGGGAGTACGTCAGTGAGCGCCATGCCGATCGCCCTGCTGGTCACCACGGCCGCCACCGGCGCCGTGGGCGTCGCCGTCCTGCGCACCCTCATGCAGCTGCGCCGCCAGGTCGCGGCCCTGCACGCCGAGCTCGCCGGGACCCGCGGGGCCACCGTCCACGTGCCCGCCGCGCGCACCACCGCGGACACGGACGAGATACGCGCGGCCGTGGCCGAGGCCCTCGCCGAGGAGCGTGAGCGCGAGCTGGCCGAGGCGCGCGCGTTCTGGGCGGCCCAGGAGGCCCGCGACATCTCCGACGCCCCGTCGTTGCTCTCCCTCGCCGACAGCGACTTCTTCCTGCCGCGCCAGGCCGACTTCATGGGACTGGAGCCGGTCGCCGAGCCCGAGGAGTTCCCCGGCGACTCGCCCGAACTGGCCGCCGCCCGCCGCCGCCACCCCTCCCACCCGGACTTCGTCCCGGTCGCGTCACCGGTCGTGAACGACCACGAACGCACCGTCGCGATCCTGGAGGAGCTGGCCGCCGCCCGCACCGCGCTCACCGACGTCCGCCCCGGCCCGCTCGGCACCCTCGACGTCTACGTCTTCGCCGACGGCACCACCCTGTGCATGACCCCGGGCCACCGCGAGACCGCCGAACGCCTCGCCGCCGCCCTCCAGGCCGGCCTGAGCCCGGTCCTGCTCGGCGGCTCCGGCATCTCCGGCGCGTACACCCTCACCTTCGAGTGCGGCGACGAGAACGTCTACGTCCTGGCGGACCGGGTCATCGCGAGCCTGTGAGGGCGCGGGTGACTCGCTGAAGGGGCGCGGGGAACGGCGCGACCAGCCCCACTCATCCGCACCCGGCGACGAGCCTTCAGACCCCCGCCTTCTTCTGCGCCTCCTCCACCAGCCGCACCGCCTCCGCCACCTCGGCGTCACTGCGCAGAACGACCGCGAGATCATGCGCGGCCACACTCACCTGGTCCGCCGCCGCGAACATCCCCGCGTCCGGCATGACCCGCGGCTCCACCCCGGGAGTCTCCAGCTCCTGCGCCCACCGGGCCAGCTCCCTGGCCAGCTCCAGCGCCGCCCCGGCGGCGCCGCGCTGCAGCCGGCTCTGCGGCGCGGCGCGCAGCCGGTCGGCGAAGTGATCCACGGCACGGCTCAAAGGCGTCGTATCAACCACGCCGCGACCCTACGCCCCGCGCGGGGGCCGGTTCCAACGGACACCGGCACTGTTGCCAACGGGCGAACGCTCAGGCACGGTGACCTGAAGGACCGGCTTACATCCCGTTGCGTATGGAGGCGCCGATGTCCCAAGTCTTCTCCGAGGAGACCCACCGCAATCTGCTCGCCCGCATCCCCCATTGCACCGGTCGTGAGGTGTCCGACTGGCTGCGCACCGTCGAAGAAGGCCCGGCGCTCCGCTTCGAGGAGAAGGTCAGCTGGCTGCGCCACGAGTACGACCTCGCGTACGGCCACGCCAAGGCGATCATCCACGAGTACGACCTGAGGAGGGCCGCGCGCCGGTTCTGACCCCGCGCACGGCGAAGGGCCCCTGGGGACGTCCCCGGGGCCCTTCGTCATGTCGTCACCGCCTGGCGGCTGGGGCGGATCAGTCGTCACCCGAGAAGATGGCGACCAGCCGCAGCATCTCGATGTAGATCCAGACCAGGGTCATGGTCAGACCGAACGCGGCCAGCCAGGACTCCTCGCGCGGCGCGCCGTAGGCGATGCCGTCCTCGATCTGCTTGAAGTCGAGGGTCAGGAAGAACGCGCCGAGCACGATCGCGATGATGCCGACGATCGCACCGAGCGGGCCCATGCTGCGCAGGCCCCCGTCCTCGGCGACACCGAAGACGACCAGCAGCAGGTTGACCGCCATGACCAGGATGAACGCCATGGCGATCGCCAGGCCGATCCGGGCGTAGCGCGCGGTCACGCGGATCCAGCCGGCCTTGTAGATCAGCAGCGTGGCGCCGGAGACGGCCATGGTGCCGAGGACCGCCTGGAAGGGCGCGCCGGACCACTGGGTGTTGAACATCTCGCTGATCACGCCGAGGAAGACGCCCTCGAAGGCGGCGTACGACAGGATCAGCGCGGGGGACGCCTTGCGCTTGAAGGACTGCACCATCGCCAGGACGAAGGCGATCAGCGCGGCGCCGATGGCGAGCCCGTAGCTGGTCGACGAGACCGGCAGGAGGGCCCAGGCCAGGACGGCACCGACGACGACGGTGCCGAGCGTCATGGCCGAGCGCATGACGACGTCGTCCATCGTCATCCGGTTGCCGGTGGCGACCGGGGCCTGCGGCGGGGCGCCGTGCTGCAGGTCCTGGGCGTACGGGTTCTGGGCGTAAGGGTTCTGCGCGTACGGGTTGCCGCCGGCGCCGGGCTGCGCGTAGGGGTTGCCCGTGGCGTACGGGTTGCCCTGCGTGCCCACAGCTGCGCCCCCGGCCTGCGGCGCGGTGTTGAAGCCCGCGTAGCCGTTGTCGCGGCTGAACCCCCGTCGCGAGAAGACCGGGTTGCTGCTCCTCATTTCACTCCTCCATGGCCACCCTGCGTAGCCTTGGCTCAAGAGTAATAGACAGGCAAAGGAATGACCCTAGTGCTTGGGGAGGATCTTTCCCCCCACGTGCTGCGCAACACGCTACGCGGCCGGGTGATTCCCGGCACGTGAGGGACCGAACCGTGGCCCCACGGTGACGATCTCGTCACCCGGAGGGCGGTGAGCGCCGTCCGGAGGAGGCGGTGAGCGCCGCCCGGAGGGGGCGGCGGGGTGACGGCTCGGCGACAGATTCGGTGCATGATGCACACGATCCGAGGGCGTCGGAGGTGCCCGGAACCGGACTCGAACCGGTACGCCCGCGAGGGGCAGCGAGGTTTAAGCTCGCCGTGTCTGCATTCCACCATCCGGGCAGGCCATGGGCTCCGCATCGAGGTTCCGAGCCTATCGGGACGCGTCCCCCGAACAGCGGAACGGCGACCCGATGTTGTCTTATTTTATTGACGTCTGAGGGTGCATCAGCCCTCGGAACGCGCCATCCGCACTTGCCAACAGCCTTGCGTGCGGCGCCCGCCCGCGCATGCGGAATGACGGAATTTCACCTCCCGAACGAGGGCACTCCACCTGTTCTCGACGCGATCACCCGTCCGGGCCCCCTCCGCGCCCCTCCCGCGCCGGCCGTCTCTCAGGGTCACCCGTCATCCCCAGGTATGACTCGGGTGCCGCCCGGTCCGACCGGAGTCGCCCCCCGGAACCGGAACAGCGGCTGACTACACGGCGTCGTACGGCCGCGACGATGGACGAGTTCCCCGATCCCCGTCCTGACAGGAGCCCCTTGCCGTGACCACGACTCCCCTCGCCGACCGGACCACCGCGGTGGCCGCCCGCGCCACGGAGCTGTCGAAGATCTACGGGCAGGGCGAGACCCAGGTGGTCGCCCTGGACCGGGTCTCCGTCGAGTTCCGGCAGGCCGAGTTCACCGCGATCATGGGTCCGTCCGGGTCCGGCAAGTCCACGCTGATGCACTGCGTGGCCGGTCTCGACACCTTCTCCTCCGGTTCGGTGCGCATCGGCGACACCGAGCTGGGCTCGCTGAAGGACAAGCAGCTCACCAGGCTCCGCCGGGACAAGATCGGCTTCATCTTCCAGGCCTTCAACCTGCTGCCCACGCTGACCGCGCTGGAGAACATCACCCTCCCGATGGACATCGCGGGCCGCAAGCCGGACAAGCAGTGGCTGGACACGGTGATCCAGATGGTCG includes:
- a CDS encoding DUF4287 domain-containing protein, with the translated sequence MSQVFSEETHRNLLARIPHCTGREVSDWLRTVEEGPALRFEEKVSWLRHEYDLAYGHAKAIIHEYDLRRAARRF
- a CDS encoding Bax inhibitor-1/YccA family protein encodes the protein MRSSNPVFSRRGFSRDNGYAGFNTAPQAGGAAVGTQGNPYATGNPYAQPGAGGNPYAQNPYAQNPYAQDLQHGAPPQAPVATGNRMTMDDVVMRSAMTLGTVVVGAVLAWALLPVSSTSYGLAIGAALIAFVLAMVQSFKRKASPALILSYAAFEGVFLGVISEMFNTQWSGAPFQAVLGTMAVSGATLLIYKAGWIRVTARYARIGLAIAMAFILVMAVNLLLVVFGVAEDGGLRSMGPLGAIVGIIAIVLGAFFLTLDFKQIEDGIAYGAPREESWLAAFGLTMTLVWIYIEMLRLVAIFSGDD
- a CDS encoding SGNH/GDSL hydrolase family protein, coding for MTGMSRARVARRIAAGAAYGGGGIGLVGAALVGLLLAEAQLARRQVQANGSSPYVPKADGLYGGGYATPGVEPLRLTLLGDSTAAGQGVHRAGQTPGALLASGLAAVAERPVELRNVAVPGAMSDDLDRQVALVLAGPRPVPDVCVIMVGANDVTNRMPPTRSVRHLAGAVRRLRTAGAEVVVGTCPDLGTIEPVQQPLRWLARRVSRQLAAAQTIGVVEQGGRTVSLGDLLGPEFAEHPRELFGPDSYHPSAEGYATAAMAVLPTVCAALGLWPAEEDRPDLSRREGFLPVARAAAEAASEAGTEVTAAMPTGPRGPWALLKRRRRRQVAAEHLDEHADTGSQAGA
- a CDS encoding MurR/RpiR family transcriptional regulator is translated as MSPTDSPAARLQALFEGHRLTPTQRRIAHSMVRRAADVPFLSSVELAELAGVSQPSVTRFAVALGFDGYPALRRHLREVAPAEQPAADAGAFNEYQQAVEAEIENLRHLAEALADPRPVQRAGRVLAASRPLPVLGLRAAAAQAHGFAYFAAKVHPDVRLLNEGGTMLQDRIDGAVRAGATALLCFALPRHPREVVDTLGHAREAGLTVVTVADSAFAPVAKVSDLLLPAAVGTGLAFDTACAPMLLGRVLLEAMCDDLPDAQARLEEFDARAAARGLFVE
- a CDS encoding acetyl-CoA C-acetyltransferase, whose product is MPEAVIVSAARSPIGRAFKGSLKDLRPDDLTATIIQAALAKVPELDPKDIDDLMLGCGLPGGEQGHNLGRIVAVQMGMDHLPGCTVTRYCSSSLQTSRMALHAIKAGEGDVFISAGVEMVSRSVKGTSDGMPDTQNPLFADAVARTAAVAESEGASWHDPREDGLLPDPYIAMGQTAENLARFWGVSRQEMDEFGVRSQNLAEEAIKAGFWEREITPVTLPDGTVVSKDDGPRAGVTMEAVSGLKPVFRPDGLVTAGNCCPLNDGAAALVIMSDTKARELGLTPLARIVSTGVSGLSPEIMGYGPVEASRQALARAGLSIDDIDLVEINEAFAAQVIPSYRDLNIPLEKLNVNGGAIAVGHPFGMTGARITGTLINSLQWHDKQFGLETMCVGGGQGMAMVIERLS
- a CDS encoding cystathionine beta-synthase → MQFHDSMISLVGNTPLVRLNSVTKGIRATVLAKVEYFNPGGSVKDRIALRMIEAAERSGELKPGGTIVEPTSGNTGVGLAIVAQQKGYKCIFVCPDKVSTDKINVLRAYGAEVVVCPTAVAPEHPDSYYNVSDRLVRETPGAWKPDQYSNPNNPLSHYHSTGPELWEQTEGRITHFVAGVGTGGTISGTGRYLKEASDGRVKVIGADPEGSVYSGGSGRPYLVEGVGEDFWPTAYDRTVADEIVAVSDKDSFQMTRRLAKEEGLLVGGSCGMAVVAALRVAERLTEDDVVVVLLPDSGRGYLSKIFNDEWMADYGFLEDAGPSARVADVLEHKEHGAMPSLVHMHPDETVGQAIEVLREYGVSQMPVVKPGAGHPDVMAAEVVGSIVERELLDALFAQRASLDDPLEKHMCAPLPQVGSGEPVGDLMNVLGQADAAIVLVEGKPTGVVSRQDLLAFLAKNAK
- a CDS encoding roadblock/LC7 domain-containing protein — its product is MGTPGAAGIAETAEIAVRAERREPMAAEPDILHELHLLRARMPQLTGALAASVDGLVLAHDTPGVEPEGLAALTAAALGVAVRLTDATGRGGLRELLVRGERGYVATYAAGRTAVLTLLAQDRVNVGRLHLEGRRAGARIGELVETAHRTTHTVTES
- a CDS encoding ABC transporter ATP-binding protein; amino-acid sequence: MTTTPLADRTTAVAARATELSKIYGQGETQVVALDRVSVEFRQAEFTAIMGPSGSGKSTLMHCVAGLDTFSSGSVRIGDTELGSLKDKQLTRLRRDKIGFIFQAFNLLPTLTALENITLPMDIAGRKPDKQWLDTVIQMVGLSGRLSHRPAQLSGGQQQRVAVARALASKPDIIFGDEPTGNLDSRSGAEVLGFLRNSVRELGQTVVMVTHDPVAAAYADRVVFLADGRIVDEVHGPTAESVLDRMKRFDGKGRTS